The genomic interval catatggaggttcccaggctaggggtcgaattggagctgtagctgctggcctgcaccacagcaacgtgggatccaagccttgtctgtgacctacaccacagatcatggcaatgtcagatcctgaacccatcgagggaggccagggattgaacccgagtcctcatggatgctaatcgggtgaGTCAATCCCTGAGCCTCGACCGGAgctcccttttttctttaaaatttcggGATAAACCTTTTGGAGAGAGGACTGTCTCCCTTCTCAtcttggatgccagtcagattcacttctgctgagcagagatgggaactccctgaagcaaACTTTAGTATCTTACTTTTAATCATCAGTATAAACATTTCTTCAGCTTCTTAAACTTATTAGCCTCTTAATTTCAATATCTATAGGtatctacatatctatatatctatgtgtgtctACTTACAACTTTAGCcattaggtttttatttattttattttttgtcttttttgccattttcttgggccactcctgtggcatatggaggttcccaggctaggggtccaatgggagctgtagccgccggcctacgccagagccccagcaacgcgggatccgagccgcgtctgcgacctacaccacagctcacggcaacgctggatccttaacccactgagcaagggcagggactgaacccgcaacctcatggttcctagtcggattcgttaatcactgcgccacgacgggaactctgccattacattattttttattcctctgaTTAGCTGATGAGGTCCTAACCACAAGACAACATGACAGGCGCAGAAGGCTAAGTCCTCACAAAACAACAGTTGATGGAGTTCTTGATATATTCAATGGACTGGTTGTGTCTCTGGAGCcccaggacacaggcttgatccctggtctgacaCGGTGGGCTACAGGACCCAGtgtggccacagccatggcacaggttacaactgtggcttggatctgatccctggcctgggaactacatgtgctgtggggtggccaaaaacgaaaaacaaaacagcaactgATGCTTGAACCACATGGGTCTGAATTGCAAGGAGGGTCTACTTatgcttggatttttttcaacagtaaataccACAGTACTACACGATCTGAAGTTGATTTAATGGCAGACCCATAACTGTAGACATGGAGGGCCGGCCATGAGTTAGTTATATGAGAATTTTTGACCTCATGCTGGGTGGGCACACCTAAcgcctgtgttgttcaagggtcaactgtggcCTGATTCTTTCTTCATTGTTGTTAATTCAGAGTCTGAAAACGCTTGACTTTCATCAGAAACTGGAATTTCTGAGCACATCTTAACACTACATAAAAATTAccagtgacaggagttcccaatgtggctcagtgagttatgaacctaactagtatccatgagaatgtgggtttgatccctggcctccatcagtgggtaaagcatctggagttgctgtggccacagtgtagactggcagccacagctccaattggaccccagcctgggaacttacatatgctgaaggtgtggccctaaaaaaaaattaccagtgaCAAAGATAACAGGCTTATGGTACATTTAAGAGTGTTAATTCTGAAAACCTTTCAAACTTCTGTGAAGTGTTCAATGTGGAAACCAGTACAAGTTTTGGTTCTAGCTTGTTCAGAAACAAAACGCTCTATGAATGTTCCtgacattattttcattattacagCGAAGATAATTTTACAGCTGTTTGAGGTGCTGTAACACGTCTACTGACACCCCCAGCTGTTTCACCAAACTGGCCGTCTGCTCCAAAATCCAAGTGAGGCTTGGGTTTTCGGAACGTGCAGGCTCCTGCGTTCCgcaacattttaaagatgaacaGGCTACCCCACTGAGGTTCTTACCACAGCTTTCGTAACCTCAGCGTGACCGTCACAGAATCTTTCCTCCTCGGCTTCGTCAAGCTCTTCCTCAGCTGGAGCTACATGACCAAGGTCCATGTCCTGAATGGAGTCCAACAAACCCACAACACGGGGCTGTGAAATGACTGATTTCAGACGTCTGAGCACATACTCTTCACACTGGCCAACTGCATCCAGAAGATTATTTATCTCACTGATCAAAGCTGAACTATTATCATGAAGGTGACACCAGGAGAGCAAAGCGCTgagcaaaaatataaacaagagtTAAACAGGAAAACAATTACGCAATCAAAGGCTTTTAGAATTCTTGACGCTAAGCTTACAAGTTtctcttaaaattattaataatagtaaCACAAGTCAATAatcaggaaactaaaaaatacaaggATATTATCTTTCAATAGGAATTAAACAATTGGACTTAATCGTATAAACTGTTTCTAAGTCACGACCTCTTCTTCAAGCTCCACACCCACTTTTCTTGATTTTAGATTCTCCCCTCATGACTGTGTCGCTTCTGCTGAAGAGGGACACAACTCAGAGAACGAGCTGAGAAATTAGCTCCTCCTTTAAGGACATCGACCTGCTTCCAAACCAGTGATTTGCAAGACGGGAGGCACACAGAAGCACCTGGGAAACTTTTAAACTCAGCAAGGCCCAGTCATACCcaagaccaattaaatcagaatctctccggggatttttttttttccccttttttctttttagggctgcgcctgcagcatgtggaagttcccaggctaggggtcaaatcagagatgcagctgccgacctacaccagagcctcagcaacacgggatccgagtcaggtctgcaacctataccacagctcacggcaacgccagatccttaacccattgagtgaggccagggaccgaacccacatcctgatggataccagtcaggttcataacccactgagccacaacaggaactcccatctgcggataatttttaaagcttctcaGCTGATAAGAACGTACAATCAGGGTTAAAAACCACTGTTCTAACCATACAGTTGTTTGCCATCAAAACTAAAGGTTTGggggggaaaaatattttttggtctttttgtctttttagggctgcacctgaggcatatggaggttcccaggctaggggtcccatcagggctgtagctgccggcctacaccagagccacagcaactcgggatccgagctgcgtctgtgacctacaccatagctcagggcaatgccggatccttaacccactgatcgaggccagggatcgaacccttggcCTCATGCATGCTGGTCAGgctcgctaaccgctgagccaccaggggatgAAAGTTTTCGGACAACTTCACCTTTTCAACTTATGTGAGAGAGCAGACACTTTGCTGAGCAAACAATTTTCTTGAAAGTTAGAATTCTTCCAGCCTTAATAAATACCTTTACTTTTCCTGTACAGATAGTACTTGTATCTTTTGACATTTGAGACTGCTCATGTCATGAAATAACAGTTGTGGGAagtaataatgtttttaaaaatggaatcagTTGATATAAGATTTAGCAATAGgctttctaaatataaaagattaattTAACTTGATGGAAGGACAAATACGTGATCTTTTTCCCACTGTGCACTATAAATGCTGATTCCTGACAGCTGAATtttataaaacttcaaaaaatttttttcctttttttatggccacacctgcaacatatggaaattcccagacttggggtcgaataagagttgcagctgcaagcctttgccacagccatggcaacaccacatctgggccccatctgtgacccaccccacagcttgagacaccggattcttaactcactgagcaaggccagggattgaaccggcgtcctcatggagactatgtcagtttttaacctgctgagccacaaaaggaatgcCTCAAACCtcaaactttttgttttgatagtttttattttttatctttttttttttttttggctgtacccatagcatgcagaagtttgtgggccagaggtcaaacccaaattgcagttgcaacctgcatcacagctggggcaatgccagatccttaacccaccatgccacaagggaacttcttatATCTTCCTAAAATCAGTGACTTCTTGAAGCATTTTATGCTGTTCTCTAAAGAAGGCAGTTTAAAATGTACAAAGCATCAAGGATACACCTGTCATGCTCCCAGCTCCATGTGTCATGTGATCACTTGGTTCTGAAAC from Sus scrofa isolate TJ Tabasco breed Duroc chromosome 18, Sscrofa11.1, whole genome shotgun sequence carries:
- the YAE1D1 gene encoding LOW QUALITY PROTEIN: yae1 domain-containing protein 1 (The sequence of the model RefSeq protein was modified relative to this genomic sequence to represent the inferred CDS: inserted 1 base in 1 codon), giving the protein MSWIQAAALVPGPGEEGDVFDEEADETLLVQREWRSHMQRRVKEGYRDGIDAGKAVTLQQGFNQGYKEGAGVIISYGQLRGTLSALLSWCHLHDNSSALISEINNLLDAVGQCEEYVLRRLKSVISQPRVVGLLDSIQDMDLGHVAPAEEELDEAEEERFCDGHAEVTKXCGKNLSGVACSSLKCCGTQEPARSENPSLTWILEQTASLVKQLGVSVDVLQHLKQL